A genomic region of Bactrocera dorsalis isolate Fly_Bdor chromosome 3, ASM2337382v1, whole genome shotgun sequence contains the following coding sequences:
- the LOC105226305 gene encoding protein charlatan isoform X5 produces the protein MATLIPSSNVEAAYEDMFKEITRKLYGEETGNGLHTLGTPVAQVATTGPTAPEGERSFTNLQQIDRSAAPTIEYENNAANAVNAAATAAAAANVVIQQQGEGSVVVATTGGNFKSEDHLNTAFGLAALMQNGFATTNTAGTGGTDQQQQQQQQQQQQQQAQIVQWSTPTATGGKLQSYTAATQQQQQQQQQQQQQQQQLQQQVGTSKSKSKNRNDSTTEVIYTSPSTSGNTMNAGQAQQQTTPTSTNNNSGAVTSSSGGNSRKKSHSNNNNSHNNHQNGNNANNNGGVQVQKRYACTHCPYSTDRRDLYTRHENIHKEEKPFQCFACLKQFNRADHVKKHFLRMHRELQYDINKTRRHVTASTSNSGGGTGVGNQHAGGRGNVTITTVNTQQHTNNTLNSCGSPEQKPNIIFQGANVQLDNAFLEAQRQPTSSSMSIAETIEAVATAADAPLPQLKQEKQDDIAVGVGAANGGIVCNTGATSGNLKPKREKRFTCCYCPWSGADKWGLKRHLNTHTKPFVCLLCDYKAARSERLATHVLKVHNKRACNKCSFLGDTQEEFQAHINEVHPNDVRPARGNQNPTNNLINGNTSNSNSSSNILRTIGNPLIVNKRLNNYGGAGGGSSSTSSNQGGNVGGGGSVTIYTTTTTNDNGNGNITGGPLQEIIVNPTSMVGWRLSANGSLIPPHDLLTGGLPNAAAQKRGSERLFQYLEADGSDPEDYARLLKMDAISRNTASVAQDFHKAGGVQELKIPANHQLLFNNKLPSQWTTKEAAALLHSLSNNSNFANYQQQLQLQQQQQRMKYHHHNGNSNNNTHKRQRQHSTGDDENTPSSASSTASSSDGGASPLKAGGGRQQYMSSSAAAEATTNGSSSSYSNSEQRKAMSAFLSENFDLQETTESAIEMMAAAAAAAASSSNSKRKYQTQHDNDEDQENQEQLIRSPPAYNNNNKLNNTINYQQQQQQHTRTTRTLNQRTTNAAHHQREHRLDLLHLDRDNKENNKQNAAATFLSNMEYQNLNKVSTHIQNYVKDIINKYYAETPLMYPAMPTATETPHDSQQPTEQLQQKPTTSSQRKRMRSETEEYIEYLRNKEDITLTITPKVSSAQKQRHAASTTSQNNQQRQSPTQQTLLATPAVTLAPIAPLMPQPQPTQAPTQSHASLQQPTNKRRKSLSQIATLLPLLADAASQQQYLTAPLDFSKKPTHADEATTIHHTATTTPTLGAQAATTVLPQAAHVSVIQAAPTQPPQKQQQQPTVLQSANDKRSSRKQAQPKKIRAPPEVIVAMLRDKYLNRMVDHKLSCRLCAQDKRRAAAMLVFNYHTKGSLTLHKHWKHRAKKQRCQHCMQAFKQRSSLIVHCRRAHTAALQKKRPGMKQVCNKSKQQPQKQARSKQQRKHAKKSKKST, from the exons ATGGCAACATTAATACCGTCCTCAAATGTTGAGGCCGCTTATGAAGATATGTTCAAAGAAATCACACGTAAATTATATGGGGAAGAGACCGGAAATGGTTTACATACATTGGGCACACCGGTTGCGCAGGTGGCGACCACTGGGCCCACAGCACCCGAGGGCGAGCGCTCATTCACGAATTTG CAGCAGATCGATCGCAGCGCTGCGCCCACCATCGAATATGAGAACAATGCCGCTAATGCTGTCAATGCAGCGGCAACAGCTGCCGCCGCGGCAAATGTTGTAATCCAACAACAAGGCGAGGGTTCTGTGGTCGTCGCCACGACAGGCGGTAATTTCAAATCGGAAGACCACTTGAATACGGCTTTTGGCCTGGCGGCGCTAATGCAAAATGGTTTTGCCACCACCAACACCGCTGGCACCGGTGGTACggatcagcagcagcagcaacagcagcaacaacaacaacagcagcaggcACAAATTGTACAGTGGTCGACACCGACGGCAACAGGTGGTAAATTGCAGAGTTATACGGCTGCCactcaacagcagcagcaacaacaacagcagcagcagcaacaacaacaacaactgcagcaacAAGTTGGCACATCAAAGTCAAA atcAAAAAATCGCAACGATTCCACCACCGAAGTGATCTACACTAGTCCCTCGACCTCCGGCAACACCATGAATGCCGGCCAAGCCCAACAGCAGACAACACCTACATCTAcgaacaacaacagcggcgcCGTCACCAGTTCGAGCGGTGGCAATAGTCGCAAAAAGTcacacagcaacaataacaactctCATAACAACCACCAAAATGGCAATAATGCCAACAACAATGGCGGTGTACAAGTGCAGAAACGTTACGCCTGCACACACTGTCCCTACTCCACCGACCGGCGAGATCTCTACACTCGTCACGAGAATATACACAAAGAGGAGAAGCCCTTCCAGTGCTTCGCCTGCCTCAAGCAATTCAATCGGGCCGATCATGTGAAGAAGCATTTCCTACGCATGCATCGCGAATTGCAGTATGACATCAATAAGACGCGGCGTCATGTAACCGCGAGCACGTCCAACAGTGGCGGTGGCACTGGCGTTGGCAATCAGCATGCCGGCGGACGTGGCAATGTCACCATCACTACGGTAAATACAcaacagcacacaaacaatACGCTCAACAGTTGTGGCTCACCCGAGCAAAAACCCAACATCATATTCCAGGGCGCCAACGTACAACTGGACAATGCATTCCTGGAAGCGCAACGCCAGCCGACCTCGTCGAGCATGAGCATTGCGGAGACGATCGAGGCCGTGGCTACAGCAGCCGACGCGCCCTTGCCACAACTCAAGCAGGAGAAGCAAGATGACATCGCTGTCGGTGTGGGCGCCGCCAATGGTGGCATTGTTTGCAACACCGGCGCTACTAGTGGCAATCTCAAGCCGAAGCGTGAGAAACGCTTCACCTGCTGCTACTGTCCGTGGTCCGGCGCGGATAAGTGGGGCTTGAAACGCCATCTCAATACGCACACAAAACCGTTTGTCTGCTTGTTGTGCGATTACAAGGCGGCGCGCTCGGAACGTCTGGCCACGCATGTGCTGAAAGTGCACAACAAGCGCGCCTGCAACAAATGCTCCTTCCTCGGCGACACGCAGGAGGAGTTCCAAGCGCACATCAACGAAGTGCA TCCGAATGACGTGCGGCCGGCGCGCGGCAATCAAAATCCAACTAACAACTTAATTAACGGCAATACGTCAAACTCGAATTCGAGTTCGAATATATTGCGCACAATTGGCAACCCCTTAATA GTAAATAAACGGTTAAATAACTA TGGTGGCGCCGGCGGCGGCAGTTCATCCACTTCCAGCAATCAGGGCGGCAACGTCGGTGGCGGTGGTTCGGTAACGATATACACcacgacaacaacaaatgacAATGGCAACGGTAATATTACCGGCGGTCCACTACAGGAGATCATTGTAAATCCCACATCGATGGTGGGTTGGCGTTTGAGCGCCAATGGTTCGCTAATACCGCCACACGATCTACTTACGGGCGGTTTACCGAATGCGGCCGCACAGAAACGCGGCTCCGAACGACTATTTCAATATCTTGAGGCAGACGGAAGTGATCCCGAAGACTATGCGCG TCTCTTGAAAATGGACGCCATCAGTCGCAACACCGCTTCAGTCGCTCAGGATTTTCATAAGGCGGGAGGCGTGCAAGAGTTGAAAATTCCAGCCAATCATCAACTCCTGTTCAATAATAAACTGCCTTCACAATGGACGACCAAAGAGGCTGCGGCGCTACTCCATTCCctaagcaacaacagcaactttgCCAACTATCAGCAACAACTgcagctacagcaacaacagcaacgcatGAAATATCATCATCAcaacggcaacagcaacaacaacacacataagCGTCAGCGACAACACTCGACGGGTGACGATGAGAATACACCATCGTCCGCCTCATCAACAGCATCGTCGAGCGATGGTGGCGCATCACCGTTGAAAGCTGGTGGCGGTAGACAACAGTATATGTCTAGCTCAGCAGCagcagaagcaacaacaaatggcaGCAGTAGCAGTTACAGTAATAGTGAGCAGAGAAAGGCGATGTCGGCATTCTTGAGCGAAAATTTCGATTTGCAAGAGACAACGGAGAGCGCAATCGAAATGATGGCGGCAGCAGCCGCAGCGGCGgctagcagcagcaacagcaaacgCAAATATCAGACGCAGCACGACAATGATGAAGATCAAGAGAATCAAGAGCAGCTTATTAGATCGCCTCCCgcgtataacaacaacaacaaactaaacaatacaataaattaccagcaacaacaacaacaacatacgaGAACAACACGAACGCTCAATCAACGTACCACGAATGCCGCGCATCACCAACGCGAACATCGTCTGGATCTGCTACACTTGGATCGCGACAACAAGGAGAACAACAAACAGAATGCGGCTGCCACATTCCTCAGCAACATGGAGTATCAGAATTTGAATAAGGTCAGCACGCATATACAGAATTATGTCAAGGACATCATCAATAAGTATTACGCCGAAACGCCGCTCATGTATCCGGCCATGCCGACAGCAACGGAGACGCCGCACGACAGCCAACAGCCAACGGAGCAGCTGCAGCAAAAGCCCACCACCTCCTCACAACGCAAGCGCATGCGTAGCGAGACCGAGGAGTATATCGAGTATTTGCGCAATAAAGAGGACATAACGCTGACCATCACGCCAAAAGTGTCCTCGGCGCAGAAGCAGCGTCATGCCGCCAGCACCACTTCACAAAACAACCAACAACGTCAGAGCCCCACGCAGCAAACGTTGTTGGCCACACCCGCCGTCACACTAGCGCCGATCGCACCGCTCATGCCGCAGCCACAACCAACACAGGCGCCAACGCAGTCACACGCGTCACTGCAGCAGCCAACCAACAAACGCCGCAAATCACTTTCACAAATAGCCACATTGCTGCCCTTATTGGCGGACGCCGCCTCGCAGCAGCAGTACCTCACCGCGCCATTGGACTTCAGCAAGAAACCCACGCACGCCGACGAGGCCACCACCATACACCACACAGCCACAACTACGCCCACATTAGGCGCGCAGGCGGCAACCACTGTGTTGCCGCAAGCCGCGCACGTCTCCGTTATACAAGCAGCACCCACGCAACCaccacaaaagcaacaacaacaaccgacaGTGTTGCAGAGCGCCAACGACAAACGTTCGTCGCGCAAGCAAGCGCAACCCAAGAAGATACGCGCGCCACCAGAGGTGATAGTCGCCATGCTGCGCGACAAGTACTTGAATCGCATGGTGGATCACAAGCTGAGTTGCCGCTTGTGCGCACAAGATAAGCGACGCGCTGCGGCAATGCTCGTCTTCAACTACCATACAAAGGGTTCGCTAACGCTGCACAAACACTGGAAGCACCGCGCGAAGAAACAACGCTGCCAGCATTGCATGCAGGCCTTCAAGCAACGCAGCAGCCTAATCGTGCACTGCCGCCGCGCGCATACTGCTGCCTTGCAGAAGAAGCGGCCGGGTATGAAGCAAGTGTGTAATAAGTCGAAGCAGCAGCCACAAAAGCAGGCGCGCAGCAAGCAGCAACGCAAGCACGCAAAGAAATCAAAGAAAAGCACGTAG
- the LOC105226305 gene encoding protein charlatan isoform X4, with product MATLIPSSNVEAAYEDMFKEITRKLYGEETGNGLHTLGTPVAQVATTGPTAPEGERSFTNLQIDRSAAPTIEYENNAANAVNAAATAAAAANVVIQQQGEGSVVVATTGGNFKSEDHLNTAFGLAALMQNGFATTNTAGTGGTDQQQQQQQQQQQQQQAQIVQWSTPTATGGKLQSYTAATQQQQQQQQQQQQQQQQLQQQVGTSKSKSKNRNDSTTEVIYTSPSTSGNTMNAGQAQQQTTPTSTNNNSGAVTSSSGGNSRKKSHSNNNNSHNNHQNGNNANNNGGVQVQKRYACTHCPYSTDRRDLYTRHENIHKEEKPFQCFACLKQFNRADHVKKHFLRMHRELQYDINKTRRHVTASTSNSGGGTGVGNQHAGGRGNVTITTVNTQQHTNNTLNSCGSPEQKPNIIFQGANVQLDNAFLEAQRQPTSSSMSIAETIEAVATAADAPLPQLKQEKQDDIAVGVGAANGGIVCNTGATSGNLKPKREKRFTCCYCPWSGADKWGLKRHLNTHTKPFVCLLCDYKAARSERLATHVLKVHNKRACNKCSFLGDTQEEFQAHINEVHLLKMDAISRNTASVAQDFHKAGGVQELKIPANHQLLFNNKLPSQWTTKEAAALLHSLSNNSNFANYQQQLQLQQQQQRMKYHHHNGNSNNNTHKRQRQHSTGDDENTPSSASSTASSSDGGASPLKAGGGRQQYMSSSAAAEATTNGSSSSYSNSEQRKAMSAFLSENFDLQETTESAIEMMAAAAAAAASSSNSKRKYQTQHDNDEDQENQEQLIRSPPAYNNNNKLNNTINYQQQQQQHTRTTRTLNQRTTNAAHHQREHRLDLLHLDRDNKENNKQNAAATFLSNMEYQNLNKVSTHIQNYVKDIINKYYAETPLMYPAMPTATETPHDSQQPTEQLQQKPTTSSQRKRMRSETEEYIEYLRNKEDITLTITPKVSSAQKQRHAASTTSQNNQQRQSPTQQTLLATPAVTLAPIAPLMPQPQPTQAPTQSHASLQQPTNKRRKSLSQIATLLPLLADAASQQQYLTAPLDFSKKPTHADEATTIHHTATTTPTLGAQAATTVLPQAAHVSVIQAAPTQPPQKQQQQPTVLQSANDKRSSRKQAQPKKIRAPPEVIVAMLRDKYLNRMVDHKLSCRLCAQDKRRAAAMLVFNYHTKGSLTLHKHWKHRAKKQRCQHCMQAFKQRSSLIVHCRRAHTAALQKKRPGMKQVCNKSKQQPQKQARSKQQRKHAKKSKKST from the exons ATGGCAACATTAATACCGTCCTCAAATGTTGAGGCCGCTTATGAAGATATGTTCAAAGAAATCACACGTAAATTATATGGGGAAGAGACCGGAAATGGTTTACATACATTGGGCACACCGGTTGCGCAGGTGGCGACCACTGGGCCCACAGCACCCGAGGGCGAGCGCTCATTCACGAATTTG CAGATCGATCGCAGCGCTGCGCCCACCATCGAATATGAGAACAATGCCGCTAATGCTGTCAATGCAGCGGCAACAGCTGCCGCCGCGGCAAATGTTGTAATCCAACAACAAGGCGAGGGTTCTGTGGTCGTCGCCACGACAGGCGGTAATTTCAAATCGGAAGACCACTTGAATACGGCTTTTGGCCTGGCGGCGCTAATGCAAAATGGTTTTGCCACCACCAACACCGCTGGCACCGGTGGTACggatcagcagcagcagcaacagcagcaacaacaacaacagcagcaggcACAAATTGTACAGTGGTCGACACCGACGGCAACAGGTGGTAAATTGCAGAGTTATACGGCTGCCactcaacagcagcagcaacaacaacagcagcagcagcaacaacaacaacaactgcagcaacAAGTTGGCACATCAAAGTCAAA atcAAAAAATCGCAACGATTCCACCACCGAAGTGATCTACACTAGTCCCTCGACCTCCGGCAACACCATGAATGCCGGCCAAGCCCAACAGCAGACAACACCTACATCTAcgaacaacaacagcggcgcCGTCACCAGTTCGAGCGGTGGCAATAGTCGCAAAAAGTcacacagcaacaataacaactctCATAACAACCACCAAAATGGCAATAATGCCAACAACAATGGCGGTGTACAAGTGCAGAAACGTTACGCCTGCACACACTGTCCCTACTCCACCGACCGGCGAGATCTCTACACTCGTCACGAGAATATACACAAAGAGGAGAAGCCCTTCCAGTGCTTCGCCTGCCTCAAGCAATTCAATCGGGCCGATCATGTGAAGAAGCATTTCCTACGCATGCATCGCGAATTGCAGTATGACATCAATAAGACGCGGCGTCATGTAACCGCGAGCACGTCCAACAGTGGCGGTGGCACTGGCGTTGGCAATCAGCATGCCGGCGGACGTGGCAATGTCACCATCACTACGGTAAATACAcaacagcacacaaacaatACGCTCAACAGTTGTGGCTCACCCGAGCAAAAACCCAACATCATATTCCAGGGCGCCAACGTACAACTGGACAATGCATTCCTGGAAGCGCAACGCCAGCCGACCTCGTCGAGCATGAGCATTGCGGAGACGATCGAGGCCGTGGCTACAGCAGCCGACGCGCCCTTGCCACAACTCAAGCAGGAGAAGCAAGATGACATCGCTGTCGGTGTGGGCGCCGCCAATGGTGGCATTGTTTGCAACACCGGCGCTACTAGTGGCAATCTCAAGCCGAAGCGTGAGAAACGCTTCACCTGCTGCTACTGTCCGTGGTCCGGCGCGGATAAGTGGGGCTTGAAACGCCATCTCAATACGCACACAAAACCGTTTGTCTGCTTGTTGTGCGATTACAAGGCGGCGCGCTCGGAACGTCTGGCCACGCATGTGCTGAAAGTGCACAACAAGCGCGCCTGCAACAAATGCTCCTTCCTCGGCGACACGCAGGAGGAGTTCCAAGCGCACATCAACGAAGTGCA TCTCTTGAAAATGGACGCCATCAGTCGCAACACCGCTTCAGTCGCTCAGGATTTTCATAAGGCGGGAGGCGTGCAAGAGTTGAAAATTCCAGCCAATCATCAACTCCTGTTCAATAATAAACTGCCTTCACAATGGACGACCAAAGAGGCTGCGGCGCTACTCCATTCCctaagcaacaacagcaactttgCCAACTATCAGCAACAACTgcagctacagcaacaacagcaacgcatGAAATATCATCATCAcaacggcaacagcaacaacaacacacataagCGTCAGCGACAACACTCGACGGGTGACGATGAGAATACACCATCGTCCGCCTCATCAACAGCATCGTCGAGCGATGGTGGCGCATCACCGTTGAAAGCTGGTGGCGGTAGACAACAGTATATGTCTAGCTCAGCAGCagcagaagcaacaacaaatggcaGCAGTAGCAGTTACAGTAATAGTGAGCAGAGAAAGGCGATGTCGGCATTCTTGAGCGAAAATTTCGATTTGCAAGAGACAACGGAGAGCGCAATCGAAATGATGGCGGCAGCAGCCGCAGCGGCGgctagcagcagcaacagcaaacgCAAATATCAGACGCAGCACGACAATGATGAAGATCAAGAGAATCAAGAGCAGCTTATTAGATCGCCTCCCgcgtataacaacaacaacaaactaaacaatacaataaattaccagcaacaacaacaacaacatacgaGAACAACACGAACGCTCAATCAACGTACCACGAATGCCGCGCATCACCAACGCGAACATCGTCTGGATCTGCTACACTTGGATCGCGACAACAAGGAGAACAACAAACAGAATGCGGCTGCCACATTCCTCAGCAACATGGAGTATCAGAATTTGAATAAGGTCAGCACGCATATACAGAATTATGTCAAGGACATCATCAATAAGTATTACGCCGAAACGCCGCTCATGTATCCGGCCATGCCGACAGCAACGGAGACGCCGCACGACAGCCAACAGCCAACGGAGCAGCTGCAGCAAAAGCCCACCACCTCCTCACAACGCAAGCGCATGCGTAGCGAGACCGAGGAGTATATCGAGTATTTGCGCAATAAAGAGGACATAACGCTGACCATCACGCCAAAAGTGTCCTCGGCGCAGAAGCAGCGTCATGCCGCCAGCACCACTTCACAAAACAACCAACAACGTCAGAGCCCCACGCAGCAAACGTTGTTGGCCACACCCGCCGTCACACTAGCGCCGATCGCACCGCTCATGCCGCAGCCACAACCAACACAGGCGCCAACGCAGTCACACGCGTCACTGCAGCAGCCAACCAACAAACGCCGCAAATCACTTTCACAAATAGCCACATTGCTGCCCTTATTGGCGGACGCCGCCTCGCAGCAGCAGTACCTCACCGCGCCATTGGACTTCAGCAAGAAACCCACGCACGCCGACGAGGCCACCACCATACACCACACAGCCACAACTACGCCCACATTAGGCGCGCAGGCGGCAACCACTGTGTTGCCGCAAGCCGCGCACGTCTCCGTTATACAAGCAGCACCCACGCAACCaccacaaaagcaacaacaacaaccgacaGTGTTGCAGAGCGCCAACGACAAACGTTCGTCGCGCAAGCAAGCGCAACCCAAGAAGATACGCGCGCCACCAGAGGTGATAGTCGCCATGCTGCGCGACAAGTACTTGAATCGCATGGTGGATCACAAGCTGAGTTGCCGCTTGTGCGCACAAGATAAGCGACGCGCTGCGGCAATGCTCGTCTTCAACTACCATACAAAGGGTTCGCTAACGCTGCACAAACACTGGAAGCACCGCGCGAAGAAACAACGCTGCCAGCATTGCATGCAGGCCTTCAAGCAACGCAGCAGCCTAATCGTGCACTGCCGCCGCGCGCATACTGCTGCCTTGCAGAAGAAGCGGCCGGGTATGAAGCAAGTGTGTAATAAGTCGAAGCAGCAGCCACAAAAGCAGGCGCGCAGCAAGCAGCAACGCAAGCACGCAAAGAAATCAAAGAAAAGCACGTAG